From a single Fusobacterium ulcerans ATCC 49185 genomic region:
- the thrS gene encoding threonine--tRNA ligase produces the protein MKVELPSGDIKEFEGQANMFEIAKSISNSLAKKAVAVKIDGTPMDMATILDKDAKVEFISADSEEGEEIIRHSTAHLMAQAVIRLFPGTKVAIGPAIENGFYYDFDPKEQFTEEDLVKIEDEMKKIVKENEKIERVMMTREEAIEHFEKLGEIYKVEIIKEIAQGEILSFYKQGEFMDLCRGPHVPSTSYLKAFKLKSVAGAYWRGDSNNKMLQRIYGFAFSDEAKLKAYLTLLEEAERRDHRKLGKELDLFFVSEYGPGFPIFLPKGMVIRNTLIDLWRREHTLAGYQEITTPIMLNKELWEISGHWFNYRENMYTSTIDETEFAIKPMNCPGGILAYKYQLHSYKDFPIRCGELGTVHRHEFSGALHGLMRVRSFTQDDAHIFMTPDQIEEEIIGVVELIDKFYSKLFGFEYHIELSTKPEKAIGSDEIWEKAEAALAGALDKIGKPYKLNPGDGAFYGPKLDFKIKDAIGRTWQCGTIQLDFNLPERFDISYIGEDGEKHRPVMIHRVVYGSIERFIGILIEHFAGAFPLWLAPTQVKILTINDEVVPYAKEIFKALQERGIRAEIDDRAESIGYKIREANGKYKVPVQLILGKNEVENKEVNIRKFGSQQQESMKLDEFLDIIVDEAKIRFDK, from the coding sequence ATGAAAGTAGAATTACCAAGCGGAGATATAAAAGAATTTGAAGGACAAGCGAATATGTTTGAAATAGCAAAGAGTATCAGTAACTCTTTAGCAAAAAAAGCAGTAGCTGTTAAAATAGATGGAACACCAATGGATATGGCAACAATTTTAGACAAAGATGCAAAAGTAGAATTTATATCTGCTGACAGTGAAGAAGGAGAAGAGATAATAAGACATTCAACAGCTCATCTAATGGCTCAAGCTGTTATCAGATTATTCCCAGGAACAAAAGTAGCGATAGGACCAGCTATAGAAAATGGATTCTATTATGACTTTGATCCAAAGGAGCAGTTTACAGAAGAAGATTTAGTAAAAATTGAAGATGAAATGAAAAAAATAGTAAAAGAAAATGAAAAAATTGAAAGAGTTATGATGACTAGAGAGGAAGCTATAGAACACTTTGAAAAATTAGGTGAAATCTATAAAGTAGAAATCATAAAAGAAATAGCTCAAGGAGAAATACTTTCTTTCTACAAACAGGGAGAATTTATGGATCTGTGCAGAGGACCTCATGTACCTTCTACATCATACTTGAAAGCTTTCAAATTAAAATCAGTTGCTGGAGCTTATTGGAGAGGAGATTCTAACAATAAAATGCTTCAAAGAATATATGGATTTGCTTTTTCTGATGAAGCTAAATTAAAAGCTTATCTAACTCTTTTAGAAGAAGCTGAAAGAAGAGATCATAGAAAACTGGGAAAAGAATTGGATTTATTCTTTGTAAGCGAATATGGACCAGGATTTCCAATATTTCTTCCAAAAGGAATGGTTATAAGAAATACTCTTATAGATCTTTGGAGAAGAGAGCATACTCTTGCAGGATATCAAGAAATTACTACTCCAATAATGTTGAATAAAGAACTGTGGGAAATTTCTGGACACTGGTTTAACTATAGAGAAAATATGTATACTTCAACAATAGATGAAACTGAATTCGCTATAAAACCAATGAACTGTCCAGGTGGTATCTTGGCATATAAATATCAACTGCATTCATACAAAGATTTTCCAATTAGATGTGGAGAATTAGGAACAGTTCATAGACATGAGTTTTCAGGAGCTTTACATGGGCTTATGAGAGTAAGATCATTCACTCAAGATGATGCTCATATATTTATGACTCCAGACCAAATAGAAGAAGAAATTATTGGAGTAGTTGAATTGATAGATAAATTCTATAGCAAACTATTCGGATTTGAATATCACATTGAATTATCAACTAAACCAGAAAAAGCAATTGGATCAGATGAAATATGGGAAAAAGCAGAAGCAGCACTTGCTGGAGCTCTTGATAAAATTGGAAAACCATATAAATTAAATCCAGGAGATGGAGCTTTTTATGGACCTAAATTAGACTTCAAAATCAAAGACGCTATTGGAAGAACTTGGCAATGTGGAACTATTCAATTAGACTTCAATCTTCCTGAAAGATTTGATATCAGTTATATAGGAGAAGATGGGGAAAAACATAGACCTGTAATGATTCACAGAGTTGTTTATGGTTCAATAGAAAGATTTATAGGAATTCTTATTGAACACTTTGCAGGAGCTTTCCCATTATGGTTAGCACCTACTCAAGTAAAAATATTAACTATCAACGATGAAGTAGTTCCTTATGCTAAAGAGATATTTAAAGCTCTTCAAGAGAGAGGAATCAGAGCAGAGATTGATGATAGAGCAGAATCTATTGGATATAAAATCAGAGAAGCTAATGGAAAATATAAAGTTCCTGTACAGCTGATTTTAGGTAAAAATGAAGTTGAAAATAAAGAAGTAAATATAAGAAAATTTGGTTCTCAACAACAAGAATCTATGAAGCTGGACGAATTCTTAGATATTATTGTAGATGAAGCTAAAATAAGATTTGATAAATAG
- the trxA gene encoding thioredoxin: MSSLINLNEITFEEEVINNKGIVIVDFWAEWCGPCKVLAPILEEISEEGKVKIYKVNVDENPSLAGQFGIKSIPTMVVFENGIRVDQVVGLRPKEEIKEKLAAY, from the coding sequence GTGAGCAGTTTAATCAATCTGAATGAGATTACTTTTGAAGAAGAAGTTATAAATAATAAAGGTATTGTAATTGTAGATTTTTGGGCTGAATGGTGTGGACCTTGCAAAGTACTTGCTCCAATTTTAGAAGAAATTTCTGAAGAGGGGAAAGTAAAGATATACAAAGTTAATGTTGATGAAAATCCAAGCTTAGCAGGACAGTTTGGAATAAAAAGTATTCCAACTATGGTAGTTTTTGAAAATGGAATAAGAGTGGATCAAGTAGTTGGATTAAGACCTAAAGAAGAGATAAAAGAAAAATTAGCTGCATACTAA
- the mutS gene encoding DNA mismatch repair protein MutS: MAGDTPLMSQYKEIKEQNKDNLLFFRLGDFYEMFFDDAVIASKELGLTLTSRNREKDQDVPLAGVPYHSVSSYIAKLVNKGYKVAICEQVEDPKSAKGIVKREVVRVITPGTVIDTDYLDEKSNNYLMGIKIDGNKGAIAYVDITTGEFKASELEGEDIIFKLLGEINKTAPKEILLEERTYDKYYEELKKHNTLSDVNISKITEKRKCEDYLKDYFKVISLESFGLKDKKMAVTISATVLNYVAELQKGKELPVNSILYTSSENIMELNITTQKNLDIVDNYREKNGAGTLLWVMDECMTSMGSRLLKKFIKNPLLDIEKINERQKDISFFIENVLLREEIREKLKSIYDIERIIGKLILETENGRDLISLKISIKNSLEILKLLQGNSIFSIEVKTLIDIYNLIETTIVDEPPFSVREGGIIRQGYNEMLDELHGLSKDGKDYILEIENRERERTGIKGLKIKYNKVFGYFIEVTRANSHLVPADYIRKQTLANAERYIVPDLKEYEEKVLNAKDKIENLEYQLFKEVAYEVKSHKGILQDLAYKIAYLDVASNLAHIAIKNSYIQPEIHAGKDIEIIAGRHPIVEKLIPAGEYVKNNIVFDDNKEMIILTGPNMSGKSTYMKQVALIIIMAHMGSYVPANYAKIGLVDKIFTRIGASDDLLTGQSTFMLEMSEVANIVNSATNRSFIILDEIGRGTSTFDGISIATAITEYIHERIGAKTIFATHYHELTQLEDKLDRAENYRIEVKENDKEIVFLREIVKGGADKSYGIEVARLAGLPKEILDRSKSVLRNLEDRKQIIEKKLKGEQLILFGTPQKEEPVEEEKNNLKGKELTKEQKIVMRVLEELDPNGMTPLEALLKLNELKKILNRS, from the coding sequence GTGGCTGGAGATACACCTTTAATGAGTCAATACAAAGAAATAAAAGAACAGAATAAGGATAATCTTCTATTTTTCAGACTAGGAGATTTTTATGAAATGTTTTTTGATGATGCAGTAATAGCTTCTAAAGAGCTGGGGCTCACATTGACAAGCAGAAATAGAGAAAAAGATCAAGATGTTCCCCTTGCTGGAGTTCCATATCATTCAGTATCTTCATATATAGCTAAACTAGTCAACAAAGGATATAAGGTAGCTATCTGTGAGCAGGTAGAAGATCCAAAGAGTGCTAAAGGAATAGTAAAAAGAGAAGTTGTAAGAGTTATAACACCTGGAACTGTTATTGATACAGATTATCTTGATGAAAAGAGTAATAACTATCTTATGGGAATAAAAATAGATGGAAATAAAGGAGCAATAGCTTATGTGGATATTACAACTGGGGAATTTAAAGCTAGTGAACTGGAAGGAGAAGATATAATATTTAAACTTTTAGGAGAAATAAATAAAACTGCTCCTAAAGAAATATTGTTGGAAGAAAGAACTTATGATAAATATTATGAGGAATTAAAAAAACATAATACTTTATCAGATGTTAACATAAGTAAAATAACTGAAAAGAGAAAATGCGAAGACTATCTGAAAGATTATTTCAAAGTAATATCATTAGAAAGTTTTGGATTAAAAGATAAAAAAATGGCTGTTACAATATCAGCAACTGTTTTAAACTATGTAGCAGAACTGCAAAAGGGAAAAGAACTTCCTGTAAATAGCATATTATATACCAGCAGTGAAAATATAATGGAGCTTAATATAACTACTCAAAAAAATCTGGATATAGTGGATAATTATAGAGAAAAAAATGGAGCGGGAACACTTTTATGGGTGATGGATGAATGTATGACTTCTATGGGAAGCAGACTTTTGAAAAAATTTATAAAAAATCCTCTTCTTGACATAGAAAAAATAAATGAGAGACAAAAGGATATATCTTTTTTTATTGAAAATGTACTCCTTAGAGAAGAAATTAGAGAAAAATTGAAAAGTATATATGATATAGAACGAATAATAGGAAAGCTTATTCTTGAAACTGAAAATGGAAGAGATCTGATTTCATTAAAAATTTCTATAAAAAATTCATTGGAAATATTAAAACTTTTACAGGGGAATTCTATATTTTCCATTGAAGTAAAAACTCTTATTGATATTTACAATTTGATAGAAACAACTATTGTAGATGAGCCTCCTTTCTCAGTGAGAGAAGGAGGAATTATAAGGCAGGGATATAATGAGATGCTTGATGAGCTTCATGGTTTATCAAAAGATGGAAAGGACTATATCCTTGAAATAGAAAACAGAGAAAGAGAAAGAACAGGGATAAAAGGGCTTAAAATAAAATACAACAAAGTATTTGGATATTTTATTGAAGTAACAAGAGCAAATTCTCATTTAGTACCAGCAGACTATATCAGAAAGCAGACTCTTGCTAATGCTGAAAGATATATAGTACCTGATTTGAAAGAGTATGAAGAAAAGGTATTAAATGCTAAAGATAAGATAGAAAATCTTGAATATCAGTTATTTAAAGAAGTTGCTTATGAAGTAAAAAGCCATAAAGGAATACTTCAAGATTTGGCATATAAGATAGCCTACCTTGATGTGGCAAGCAATCTGGCTCATATAGCAATAAAAAATTCATATATCCAGCCTGAAATACATGCAGGAAAAGATATAGAAATAATTGCTGGGAGACATCCCATAGTAGAAAAGCTTATTCCAGCAGGAGAATATGTAAAGAATAATATAGTATTTGATGATAATAAAGAAATGATAATACTTACAGGGCCAAATATGTCAGGGAAATCTACTTATATGAAGCAGGTAGCTTTAATTATAATTATGGCTCATATGGGATCATATGTACCAGCTAACTATGCTAAAATAGGGTTGGTAGATAAAATTTTTACAAGAATAGGTGCAAGTGATGATCTCCTTACAGGGCAGTCTACATTTATGCTTGAAATGAGTGAAGTTGCTAATATTGTAAACAGTGCAACAAACAGGTCATTTATAATACTTGATGAAATAGGAAGAGGAACTTCAACTTTTGATGGTATTTCCATAGCAACAGCCATCACTGAATATATTCATGAAAGAATAGGAGCAAAAACAATATTTGCTACACATTATCATGAGCTTACTCAATTAGAAGATAAACTGGACAGAGCTGAAAATTATAGAATAGAAGTAAAAGAAAATGATAAAGAAATAGTTTTTTTAAGAGAAATAGTAAAAGGCGGAGCAGATAAATCTTATGGAATAGAAGTAGCAAGACTTGCAGGATTACCCAAAGAGATATTGGATAGATCAAAATCTGTATTAAGAAATTTAGAAGATAGAAAACAAATAATTGAAAAAAAATTAAAAGGAGAACAGCTTATACTTTTTGGAACTCCTCAGAAAGAAGAACCAGTTGAAGAAGAGAAAAATAATTTAAAAGGGAAAGAACTGACAAAAGAACAAAAAATAGTTATGAGAGTATTGGAAGAGTTAGATCCTAATGGAATGACGCCTTTGGAAGCCTTATTAAAGCTTAATGAGCTGAAAAAAATATTAAATAGGAGTTAA
- the dusB gene encoding tRNA dihydrouridine synthase DusB → MIKIYTAPIAGVTDYTYRGILKEFKPDLLFTEMVSINALEVACEKTLKVILRLREGDSVQLFGKDIKKMVESAKFVESLGVKHIDINSGCPMKKIVNNGYGAALMEQPELVRAMLSEMRSALDDKTDLSIKIRVGYKESKNPVEIAKIAQETGCKHITVHGRTREQMYTGKADWSLIKQVKESVDIPVIGNGDIFTAEDAKERVDYSGVDGIMLARGIFGNPWLIRDIREYFEHGKILHPVTDIEKIDMAIEHTRRTEIEHPERPFIFELRKHLCWYLKGIRNTAEIKDKINHTDNYNEIVELLNRVKDNLLSEPERVTM, encoded by the coding sequence ATGATAAAAATATATACTGCTCCTATTGCAGGGGTTACAGATTATACATATAGAGGAATTTTAAAAGAATTTAAACCAGATCTTTTATTTACAGAAATGGTAAGTATAAACGCTTTAGAAGTTGCTTGTGAAAAAACTCTTAAAGTTATTTTAAGATTGAGAGAAGGAGATTCTGTACAGCTTTTTGGTAAAGATATAAAAAAAATGGTAGAGAGTGCAAAATTTGTGGAGAGTCTTGGAGTGAAACATATAGATATAAACTCAGGTTGTCCAATGAAAAAAATAGTTAATAATGGATATGGAGCAGCTCTCATGGAGCAGCCTGAACTTGTGAGAGCTATGCTTTCTGAAATGAGAAGTGCCTTAGATGATAAGACAGATCTTTCTATAAAAATAAGAGTCGGTTATAAGGAGAGTAAAAATCCTGTTGAAATAGCTAAAATAGCTCAGGAAACTGGATGCAAACATATAACAGTTCATGGAAGAACAAGAGAGCAGATGTATACTGGAAAAGCTGACTGGAGTCTTATAAAACAAGTAAAGGAAAGCGTAGATATTCCAGTAATAGGAAATGGAGATATATTTACTGCTGAAGATGCTAAAGAGAGAGTAGATTATTCAGGAGTAGATGGAATCATGCTTGCTAGAGGTATATTTGGAAATCCATGGCTTATAAGAGATATTAGAGAATACTTTGAACATGGAAAAATTCTTCATCCAGTAACTGACATTGAAAAAATAGATATGGCGATTGAACATACAAGAAGAACTGAGATAGAGCATCCAGAAAGACCATTTATTTTTGAACTTAGAAAACATTTGTGTTGGTATTTGAAAGGAATAAGAAATACTGCTGAAATAAAAGATAAAATAAATCATACAGATAATTATAATGAAATAGTAGAACTTTTAAATAGAGTGAAAGATAACCTTCTTTCAGAACCAGAAAGAGTAACTATGTAA
- the rfaE2 gene encoding D-glycero-beta-D-manno-heptose 1-phosphate adenylyltransferase encodes MILSKETAAKLIEELKLQGKKVVFTNGCFDILHVGHLRYLNEAKRQGDILIVGVNSDASVKQLKGPTRPINNEIDRAEMLSGLKAVDFTVIFDELTPIETLDKLKPSIHVKGGDYDKNTLPETSTVEKNGGEVRILSFIEGKSTTNIVNKIQFKDGGENE; translated from the coding sequence ATGATTTTAAGCAAGGAAACTGCAGCAAAACTTATAGAGGAATTAAAATTACAAGGGAAGAAAGTCGTATTTACAAATGGATGTTTTGATATTCTTCATGTAGGGCACTTAAGATACTTGAATGAAGCAAAAAGGCAGGGAGATATATTAATAGTAGGAGTTAATTCAGATGCTTCTGTAAAACAGTTAAAAGGACCTACAAGACCTATCAATAATGAAATAGATAGAGCCGAAATGCTTTCTGGATTAAAAGCTGTAGATTTTACAGTTATATTTGATGAGCTGACACCAATAGAAACACTAGATAAATTAAAGCCATCTATTCATGTAAAAGGTGGAGATTATGATAAAAATACTCTTCCAGAAACTTCAACAGTAGAAAAAAATGGTGGAGAAGTTAGAATTCTTTCTTTTATAGAAGGAAAATCAACTACAAATATTGTAAATAAGATACAATTTAAAGATGGAGGAGAAAATGAATAA
- the tsaB gene encoding tRNA (adenosine(37)-N6)-threonylcarbamoyltransferase complex dimerization subunit type 1 TsaB produces the protein MLILAIDTATKIGSVALYDDEVGIVGEINLYVKINHSNVIMKSIDSLFDLSGYTIKDVDKIAVTTGPGSFTGIRIGVAIAKGLAYSLKKPIIGINELDVLAETGEEREGLIVPLIDARKERVYYSQYKYENRKLVRKAEYKDGELRDILTNLKGEKVVFIGDGALVNQELIKEIMGEENIIFSKVNSIPRAAMAAQMALQHEDDNIYTLEPFYLNKSQAEREKEEREKKNN, from the coding sequence ATGTTGATTTTAGCGATTGATACTGCTACAAAAATAGGAAGTGTAGCTTTATATGATGATGAGGTTGGGATAGTAGGAGAAATAAATTTATATGTAAAAATAAATCATTCAAATGTCATAATGAAATCTATAGATTCTCTATTTGATTTATCTGGATATACTATAAAAGATGTAGATAAGATAGCTGTAACAACAGGGCCTGGATCTTTTACAGGAATCAGAATAGGAGTAGCAATAGCTAAGGGACTTGCTTATTCTCTAAAGAAACCTATCATTGGAATAAATGAATTAGATGTTTTAGCTGAAACAGGGGAAGAGAGAGAAGGTTTAATTGTTCCTCTTATTGATGCAAGGAAAGAAAGAGTATATTATTCCCAATATAAATATGAAAATAGAAAATTAGTTAGAAAAGCAGAATATAAAGATGGAGAGTTAAGAGATATACTTACAAATTTAAAAGGTGAAAAAGTTGTTTTTATAGGAGATGGAGCATTAGTTAATCAAGAACTTATAAAGGAAATTATGGGAGAAGAAAATATTATATTTTCTAAAGTAAATTCAATACCAAGAGCAGCTATGGCAGCTCAAATGGCTTTACAACATGAAGATGATAATATATACACACTGGAACCTTTCTATTTAAATAAATCACAAGCAGAAAGAGAAAAAGAAGAGAGAGAAAAAAAGAATAATTAG
- a CDS encoding FAD-dependent oxidoreductase, with product MKKWRCTICGEVFEGDNPPDVCPVCNVGSEFFEEVKDEEKIVSSTDKSNERKKVISGKAWKCTVCDEIFPDGEVPDTCPVCGVGKELFEEIEIKPASETSWKCTVCNEVIDGEECPIICPVCGAGKEAFIKIENKKEDNLNKEEKVVIIGGGVAAVSAADAVRSKNKLADIEIIGKESIMPYYRTMLTEHLYADMPEEKLKIKKDKWYEEKNIKITIGDAVKAVSSKEKKVTLESGKEYNYDKLILATGSECFIPPIKNAALDGVFTIRSMKDTENVKEYVKKCKRAVVIGGGVLGLEAAWGLKELGMDVSVIEMMQRILPRQLDEKGSKILEQAIVRSGVRVYKGVVVDHLEGEGKVSSVVLEKGEHIMADLVVISAGILPNKKLAVDMGLQTGRGIIVNEKMETSEKDIYACGDAAEYEGKVIGLWQIAMEQGKTAGINASGDSAVYKEQIQPLNFDGMNIKLISIGLIGNGKECEEFVEDIDTKKNIYKKLYFEENKLKGAILIGDVSKGITIIKSVRENAEKNVVLEKIYS from the coding sequence ATGAAAAAATGGAGATGCACTATATGTGGAGAAGTATTTGAAGGAGATAATCCTCCAGATGTATGTCCAGTATGTAATGTTGGAAGTGAATTTTTTGAAGAAGTAAAAGATGAAGAAAAAATAGTCAGTTCAACGGATAAATCAAATGAAAGGAAAAAAGTAATTTCAGGAAAAGCTTGGAAATGTACAGTATGTGATGAAATATTTCCTGATGGTGAGGTACCTGATACCTGTCCTGTGTGTGGTGTAGGGAAAGAACTTTTTGAAGAGATAGAGATAAAACCTGCTTCAGAAACAAGCTGGAAATGTACAGTATGCAATGAAGTAATAGATGGAGAGGAATGTCCAATAATATGTCCTGTATGCGGAGCTGGGAAGGAAGCTTTTATAAAAATAGAAAATAAAAAAGAAGATAATTTAAATAAAGAGGAAAAAGTAGTTATAATTGGTGGAGGAGTAGCTGCAGTATCAGCAGCAGATGCTGTGAGAAGCAAAAATAAACTGGCAGATATAGAGATCATAGGGAAAGAAAGTATAATGCCATATTACAGAACGATGTTAACAGAACATCTTTATGCAGATATGCCAGAAGAAAAATTGAAAATAAAAAAAGATAAATGGTATGAAGAAAAAAATATAAAAATAACCATTGGAGATGCTGTAAAGGCTGTATCATCTAAAGAAAAAAAAGTAACTTTAGAAAGTGGAAAAGAATATAACTATGATAAATTGATATTGGCTACTGGATCAGAGTGTTTTATTCCTCCTATAAAAAATGCTGCTTTAGATGGAGTTTTTACTATTAGAAGTATGAAAGATACAGAAAATGTGAAAGAGTATGTAAAGAAATGTAAAAGAGCAGTTGTTATTGGTGGAGGTGTTCTAGGTCTGGAAGCAGCATGGGGGCTGAAAGAATTAGGAATGGATGTATCAGTAATAGAAATGATGCAAAGAATATTACCTAGACAGTTAGATGAAAAAGGATCAAAAATATTAGAGCAGGCAATAGTGCGTTCTGGTGTAAGGGTGTATAAAGGTGTGGTTGTTGATCACTTAGAGGGAGAAGGAAAGGTATCATCTGTTGTTCTTGAAAAAGGAGAGCATATTATGGCTGATTTAGTAGTTATAAGTGCAGGAATACTTCCTAATAAAAAACTTGCTGTGGATATGGGACTTCAAACTGGAAGAGGAATAATTGTAAATGAAAAAATGGAAACTTCAGAAAAAGATATTTATGCTTGTGGAGATGCAGCAGAATATGAAGGGAAAGTAATAGGACTTTGGCAGATAGCTATGGAACAAGGAAAAACGGCAGGGATAAATGCAAGTGGAGATAGTGCCGTCTATAAGGAACAAATTCAACCACTTAATTTTGATGGAATGAATATCAAACTTATTTCTATCGGTTTGATTGGAAATGGAAAAGAGTGTGAAGAATTTGTTGAAGATATAGACACTAAAAAAAATATTTATAAAAAATTATATTTTGAGGAAAATAAGCTAAAAGGTGCTATATTGATAGGAGATGTTTCAAAAGGTATCACAATAATAAAGAGTGTCAGAGAAAATGCTGAAAAGAACGTCGTTTTAGAAAAAATATACTCTTAA
- the tsaE gene encoding tRNA (adenosine(37)-N6)-threonylcarbamoyltransferase complex ATPase subunit type 1 TsaE, with the protein MNKIMSFKELDTLAEKLSDYAEENTTIALIGDLGTGKTTFTKTFAKKLGVEESIKSPTFNYVLEYFSGRLPLYHFDVYRLSEAEEIYEVGYEDYLNSGGIVLIEWADIIKSELPKEYIEIKLFYHGDETREVELSYVGNPAKEKEMLKYVDFSD; encoded by the coding sequence ATGAATAAAATAATGAGCTTTAAGGAGCTTGATACTTTAGCAGAAAAGCTTTCTGATTATGCTGAAGAAAACACTACCATAGCTCTCATAGGAGATTTAGGTACAGGAAAAACAACATTTACTAAAACTTTTGCTAAAAAATTAGGAGTAGAAGAAAGTATAAAAAGTCCTACTTTTAACTATGTGCTTGAATATTTCAGTGGAAGGCTTCCTTTATATCATTTTGATGTATATCGTTTATCTGAAGCAGAAGAGATATATGAAGTTGGCTATGAAGATTATCTTAACAGTGGGGGGATAGTTTTAATAGAATGGGCTGATATAATAAAAAGTGAACTTCCAAAAGAATATATTGAGATAAAATTATTCTATCATGGAGATGAAACTCGTGAAGTAGAACTGAGTTATGTAGGAAATCCTGCAAAAGAGAAGGAGATGTTAAAGTATGTTGATTTTAGCGATTGA